GCCGCCTCCATGGACAACAGCAGCAAGCTGCTGAAGAGCCGCATGCGCGCCAAGCAGACCAAGAAGCAGGCGGGGGCCGGCGCCGGCGGCGGAGGGGCGCTGCAGGGCGACGGCGCGACGGGGGCCGGGGGCGCCGATAGCCCCAACTCGTCCCAGCAGTTCCCCAAGTGGGGGGTGAACAGCAGCAGCCCCTCGTCCCGCGGAAGCCTGGACGACTCGGACATGTGGACCAGCTTCCGACCCCGCACCAGCTCCAACGCCAGCACCCTGAGCGGGCGGCTGTCGCCCATCGCGCCCGGGCAGGAGGACGACGACAATCTCCCCGAGGACGGGCTGCTGGGCCGCTACGCCGCCAGCGCCCTGACGCCCACCCTTGCCGAGACCCTCATGGAGGAGCTGGACCTGATCGACGGGCTGACTCTGATGAGCGGCCAGCAAGGCGGAGCCAGTCCCAGCACGGCCCCTCCGGCGCCGCCCACCCCGCTGCCGTCCGCCGCCACCCTGCTCCCCCGCGGCTCCTCATCCTTCTCCCCCTTTCATCAGCTGCAGGGGCCGCAGACCCCTCCCCAGGCATCCGTGGGGCCTGCCGGCAAGgacgccgccgcccccgccttCGGCAACTCCCTCTTCAATTCCTCTCACAGTTCCGCCCCCCGCTACGGTACCCACGTGCCCTCCAGCCTGGAGGTGCTGCTCACCTCCGACTCTCCCCCTCCCACGGACGTCCTCATGACGCAGGTGGACACTCTGGTGCCTGCCCCTGCGGGCCTCATGGGCTTGGGCTCCCCGGTGGGGGGCGTGAGGCCCAAACCCACTCAGCTGCTGCTGGGTAAGAGCCTGGAACCCAACGCGGGGGGCCCTCGGACCCTGCAGGGTCCCATGCAGCACCACCTGCAccatcagcagcagcaccagcagcactCCTCTCTGGGTCTGGGCATGATCCTCTCCGGCATGTCCCAAGACCCGCTGCAGATGCCCGGCCTCAAGGCGCAGCACGCCGCCCCTCACCACCCCGTCCCCGCTCCCATGCAGGGCGTCGGACTCTTCGGTGCGCCGCACGGCTTTCAGGCGGCGCCGGACCGGCTCCCCACCGATCTGGACGTGGACATGTTCACCGAGAATCTGGACTGCGACGTGGACTACATCATCAACAGCGACCTCATGGACGGAGACAGCATCGACTTCAACTTCGACCCCATCCTGCCCGCGGGGCAAGGCTACGCCGGGCCCGCCCCCACGCAGGGGTCCGCCCACAGCTGGGTGCCCAGCTAAAGAGTTCGCCAGGtagtttttcctcatttattcTTGCTGCCCTTACTGAGCTAATCGCGGCGTTTTTTTGCCGTCCCCGTCACAAAAATCGCTTAACTCGCTTCACATCGTGTTTTTCGACAGGAGAGGAGACCCCGTTTCCCCCACAACGTCACGTGCCAAGACCACGACCGactatgcacattttttttttgacccttCTTCCTCGTCGTCTTTAGCCccgttaaaaaagaaaaaaaaaaaatcacaacacgACAGAAGGGCCACTTTCTTCGTCAAGACTTTCTCAACTACGCCCGATTGTCGGCAAGATGTTGCGCGCAGACATCTTTGGCGTGGATGCCGGTACCCCCGACGCTTCGGTACCCTGTTGTCGGCCTCTGGACGGAGACTTTGTGTGCGTTTTGAAGAAATGGCCAGTTTCTCGTGCAGGATGAGCCTGCAGATCGGTACGAAACGATGACGCCGGCGATcgtttcctgacttttttttttttttaattcaacactAATTGCTATGCGGGCAATTgagtttttaattgtatttttccacCTCCATGCGGTGTGTAGTTAAGCAGGGTACACACATATTGATAATCGGAACACCTTTCTGCAGCttttccaccccccacccccacccttccAATCAAATTTTAACGCACGTCCGAAAAGATTGTCCTGTGGTGTGGGCTGGGTTCAGAGGGATTTACCCACTCCGAGTTAATCGTAAtcgtaaatgttaaacctgttcaagATTTAGGATACCAAATCTTTGTGTGCGCGGTCAACGTCAAATTGGGCTGAGCCACGGTGGGCGATTGCGACGTGAAACGGAACGATAGCTAATTAAGCGAGGTCCTCTCATACCGTTAATTGGACCACGTTACTTCATGTTTACCTTTTACGATCAAAGTCAGCTAAGGTACGATGATCACATATCTCGAAAGGATTATTCTGAGTGATTGTCGTGTGGTGTGTTCAGAGGCGTTTACCCAACCCGATTTAATCGGAAAAACAATTAAGGCTGACACTcatgttaaacctgttcaacaTTTACGATACCAAATCTCTGTGTGCGCGGTCAACTTCAAATTGGCCTGAGCGACAGTGTGCGATAGTTACGCGAAACACAACGATAGCTAATTAAGCAAAGTCCTTTCATACCGTTAATTGGACATTACTTCGTTTACTTTTTACAAACATAGCTAAGGTACAATTATCACATATCCCTGAAGGATTACTCTGAGTGATTGTTGTGTGGTGTGTTGAgagtgatccccccccccactcttatTTAATTTGAATAACAGCCAAGGTTGAATATCTTAAATGTTAAATCTGTTTAACATTTAACGATTGCAAATCCTCACGGGTGTGCTCAGCACCAAGTTGAGCCGAGCCCCcaggttgtgattgtgagttgaaTGATAACCGGTAACGCATGGTAATAATTGTAAGAAATTGAAATTTCATTACAAACTTGGCAAAGGCCCGATTGGTGGATGTTTCGCAAAAAATGATCTTTTCCTGTGTGTTGTGTTCAGAGTGATCTTTATTCACCGATCTGCTAGGAAAATGGTCTGACAATCGTTACTGTTAGGCCtgtttaatatttacaattgcAAGTCCTGCTGGATGTTGCGCGAAGCTACGGATTTCgtaattttgaaattaattgGAACATAGCCAATTAAGCGGGGTATGCACATATTGATAATCCAAcaaaatttaagatttttttttttccccaccttgtACGATCAGCGTTAGATTTTGCACAATTAATCTATTTGAAAGACGATAGAGAGTGAttctccggggggggggggggtctctccCATCCAATCAGAAAGTGGTTGGAGGCGACAAtcgtaaatattgaatattgaaTATTGAATTTCCGATCACAAGTCCTTGGCCCGAGCCACGGTGATCTGAAGCGAAATGAAAACGGCAAACTGACAATCAGTCCAAATGTGAGCGTTTTTCCCTCCCCTTAAAGTCAGCAAAGGTGAAATTATCATATGTCTCTGAAAGATTATCCCGCGTGTGCGCATCCCGTCGTGAGTGGTGTGTcaagaatgacttttttttccctttcccaaCGTAATCGGAAAGCGGTCGGGCCCGATAATTCCGATTGCAAATCCTCACGTGCGGTCCACACTGAGATCGGGCGAGCCGCGAACTCCGCGATTGCGACGCGAAACAATCGaatctatttcttcttcttaaaCGGGCGTGGGTGGCTTGTGGCGCTACGCCGCCTCCCTCAGCTCAGTGTCGGTACTGCGACGTGGTTTTTCGCGCGAGAGCGACGTATGTGTGTACCCCGCTTCAGACGTCACCAGgtgcatttgtttaaaaatactcGGTGCAGTTGAACTAATAAAATGAAGTTAtgtttatatttaaatttttttttttttttttttttttttttagggcattTGAGGTTCAGTTGCCAACAAGTGATCGGTTGGCTTCTTATTTTCTCAGCTATGACCAGGACCATACAAgcaacttattattattaattttttatttggtttaaaACATTTCATCCACGCGCTATGCAGATTTTATCGAGAATTTTCAACACATCTTGAAGAAAAATTGAATGCAACAAAACacgatggctttttttttgctattttgtcAATCGTGTACCCTCATTAACttgaaaaaattatatatatttggtTCTAGCTTTAAAATACAATCTAGACGGAGAATAATAGAGATGCTACTTATATGACTAATAAtgaggtggtttttttttctacattggaGAAGCATTTTTCAGATTTGTAATAGCAATTTTTCTATACAATTTTGTAAATGTTGACATGCAtgtagatttatttttcattttcctttttacatAACCAAAGGAACACTAATACGTACTTGCATGGCATTTAGAGGTGCAACTCGGCCTGACACCGTATCTCAGTGTACAtaagctttaatttttttttttgaggggggggggtatttttctaGCTTTTCCACATGACTCATCTCAacacaaaaagttaaaaaacaaaactcaagaCTCATACAACCGTTACCTCTCAGGTCGCTCGGAAGAAGAGAAACAAGCTCAATGGTGTGACAAAAAGCAACAAgaaaaactatttatttttgattttctccGCCGCGACTGGAAAGTGTTGCTCCCGAGACGTCGCCGTCTTCAAAACGTCTCCCGCTATGCATCCGTGgctaatttttgttttattttttttcatccccctCCCCATTTTCTCCTGTCGTTATGAAACGCTAGCATGGTCTTTTTACTAGTGTACACAAatggttctttttttaaattttattttattttttgtatttgctcATCCTGTACAGTATGTTCATCGGTCATTTCACACTTTACAAAGAAGTGAATTTTtgcttcaaagaaaaaaaaaaaaaaagataaaaagcactgtaccgtaattcccagccttcagagcgcacctggttacaagcctcactgagtacatttgtaaaggaaataccatttggtacatacataaagccgcccaaattgaaacccacattcaaacgtGAAATATTTACACAGATGGTACACAGAATGAGTTTAAcggtagcgcggtgctaacgctagtgctaacgccgcgctaacgctagcaccgcgctagcattagtgctaacGCCACggtagcgctaacgctagcatcacgctaacacagcgctagcTCTAACaccagcgctaacgctagcatcacgctaacgctaacagagccagttaaagtaaaacttaccagtaaatatcagtGAGCCACtccggtaacacagcagcaacacgctagcgcagagcGAAAAGGGTCTGTAAAAttacttcctctgcacatatatttcaccggtctcactcttacctgtgTCGCTCGAGTGCCCACTTACGGCCgttagaggggggaaaaaaagcacaaattaaccgcatcaccgcataaaccgcagggttgaaagcgtgtggggaaaaaaaaaaaagtcgcggcttgtaaggccggaaattacggtatttgcttTGGAGTGGTGCTGGAAGCTATTTTTGGATGCGCATCGTCAGGGTCTTCTCGTTTTGTTTTGGTAAAGGTCACCAAGAAGTAAtcgctaatctttttttttttccctcctttcttTTTAGTATTGCTCCATATTTAGTCCCTAACACGCTCACTTGGTGAACTCGATAGAATATGAAGTCGCAATTATTTGATCAATTCAGTGTGAAATGTCAACAAGGAGGAAGCTGGTTGTGCGTTTGGGATGAATTGCAGTGGAAAGCCGTTTGACATTTATTCCGTATTCTACTAGTGCGCTCATGTACTAAATAGCATGCTCCGTACCCTCACTAGTAAAAAAAGACACTTCAGTTTACTAGTTGAACCAACGTTACTAAATTGTCCCCTCGCCCTAATAGTACCACTTCTTGCCCACTAGTAcgcaaactttttttaataaactacTGTTTTGCACAGGCAACTAGTCGGCACTTGTCGCACCAACTTTAAGCTATTTTGATTAAGTTTCATGTACTAGTATGTACATTGTCTTCACTAGTAAAACAATTATGTGAACCGGTAGAACATCTTTCTCCACACTAGTAGGACGACTGCATGTAACTATCGAAGCAAAACTGCACTAGTTGACAATCATGCTACTAGTGTAACCAGAAAACATCTCGAGTTTCACATGTAGTACTATTGAATTCTAATAGTTGTCTAGCGCTTCATCAGTACAACTAAAAGCATGTATATGTTGACTTGTGCACGGTTTTTCATGTGGTGGTCCTACTAGTGCGCGGAAATGTCATTCACTAGTATCAGGTAGTagtagtggtggtgggggggtaaGACATTTTTCGactgaattgtcttactagtaGACCCAGACCTGAGCTATATTTACATCACTAGAGACGTGTAGTTTGTTCTACTAGCGAGCACAAAAGTGTGTACTAGTTCACGGATCTTCAGCTGGAAATCACGGACGAGGAATAAATGCTCACAAGGCTTTCCATAAATATTTTGATGTGTTTTTAGTTTTGGCTCGGCCTTCTTGAAATGGGTTAGGacgtgcgagtgtgtgtgtgtgtgtgtgtgtgtggtgcccCCCCCATTTGATCATTATCGCCTTGAACTAGGATCCTTCTTCATATTTATGAAAGGTTGCCCCctcatattttgtatttagaATTGTAGCTTAACAGGATGAGTGCAGAAAGCAATTTTAAGTTGTTGATGATTTTCTTTGTTATGATTATGATTGATCTTGATAAGTAGTCGCTCCCCCCCCACTTTTTCCTCACAGAACGCTCAATTCTCTGCGCTGTTGACAAGTCGAGCTCGACGCGACGAACCGCTCGAAAAACAGCAACTTAGCGAGTCAATAAACTGCTTTAACCCACTTTTTGGATTCTTGATTCTTCAAATCAATCAAggataaattattattattatatttcagccaaactttctttttttgtgtgcatcagaatcaatttggaaaaaaaggcatttttttgggtcaatgtttatttaaattaagagtaaaaaaaatcttaaattagTTCAGACTAaataatttttgtgatttttttttcaataccgtagactaatttttttattgaagaaattttgcttttctttccgGTGGGGGTCAAAGTTGAAATCTAATTTGTTAAaaagtgagggttttttttaaattcaatgttGAAATTAATGCAGTTTTTGTCCATTCAAATAAATTTAGagtaattttttaaatcaatgttgGAACAAAATCAATTTTGTAATGTTAAGcgtataaaatattttttttgtcctatcAATATTTTGAGCTAAATGAATGACATATCCGTCATCTATAATTTCACATTCTACATTGAAAGACTTCCTTTGaagttatttaattttgaaaatgcacatggggggaggggggttacatcaaatcatgattaaaaaaaaatactccccAACAAtgtcacagcatttttttttttgcatcaacattccattacattaaaaaaaaatcaaatttctaACAGTTTTTCAATGTtagaaataattttttgggagggatCAATATTACGTTTGACTTGGTTACACAACTAATGTGATGGAATTTCAGTTGGTTGTATCAGTGGatagcacgtctgcctcgctACTACGAGGTTCAGGGTCCGAATCTGGTCCGTGTCCTTCCATTGTGGCGGAATGCTtgcgtgttgtttttttttctttttttactcccACGTTCCTCAAACCATTTTAGCACGTTAGCTTCATTGGATTTGAAGAAATTGGCCACAATCCGATCTCGGCCGCTAGTATCGTTTCGCCGCTGAGTGGCACTGTTGCTCAAGGGGAGAAATATAAAACACGCTAATCAAAAACGGGAAGTGCGACAGTCACTGAGCGAGTCTTCGTGGATGTACcctggagtgttttttttttttttttttgcgggaggGTTGTTAGATGttaatttctgtttttgtgcaTGTGAGTTGTTtgtggtgtaatttttttttaggtgtttgtatattttttattatttttcgtGCACGTGAGTTTTCTTGGTGTGAGtttgtgtggttttgtttttaagtgcattcaagtttttttggggggagggggtgcttTTTTGACGGTGTAAATTTTTAGGGCGGGGTGTTCAGTCGGGTGTGTGTTTTTGGATGCACACATTTCTGGGTGTTTTTGTGAACTTGAGTTTgtgtccctgctaaaaaaaaaaattgtaacatttctaaagaacgaTAGAACTTTctgacccaagtcctatagaatttctatagattttttttttaattctttgctGTACGAGCTTTTGGGAGCGTGTCTTTTTTGTTAAGCGTGTGTATACAgttgttggcattttttttcatgtataaacttttttctgtacatttttcagtGTCTGTTTTCCTTGTGTGGAAATAAGTGTTTGGCAGgggacttttttcttcttttgtacgtggtagatgttaaaaaaatatacacacattttctttggcgcttatcctcacgagggtcgcggggagtgctgtcaacaggcaggagccggggtacaccgtgaactggttgccagccaatcgcagggcacatggagacaaacagttgcactcacaatcacacctaggggcaatttagagagttcaattaatgtcgcatgttttggggatgtgggaggaaaccggagagcctggagaaaacccacacaagcacggggagaacatgcaaactccacacaggtggggctgggatcgaaccccgggacctcagaactctgaggccaacgctttcccagctgatccaccgtgccgctatatAAAACACTGTATATACAGGACATTTAATTTTCATTCTTATAGCATCtttatacaaaacatttttctcccttttcaACAGGTTCCGTCATCGGCTTTTCATTATTTCTGCGTCGTAGTTGACATCTTCCAGTAGCTTTCACTTTGGACTCGTTGCAacatcagtttttatttttatttttttttaaaatatttttcaattccaactttttcttcttctttttaagtTCCCGGGGCTTTTGCAGGGGTACTCTCCAAACGGGAAACTTTACcaaagaagaaccaggaagaaaaaaaaaaaaaaaaaagccacaaatgaCACCGAGTCAgtcaggggatttttttttggcgtgttttttttttctttcagctgcaGCCCGAACTCTCCGCGCAGGCAACAGAAGTCATCAGAAACGCtccacttattttttttgttctgaaggCACCTGTGCTATCATTTTTGGGAGAGAAAAGCACTTCTGGTTCTATTCCTGTGACAGGGGGGAGTTCTCAAACTGTTTGGATGCAGGAGGGGGGACATTTTCCAAGTACGAACAATTTAAACCAATTAAACAATGACTTTGTGAGCTTCTAAATGAAATCAGGATCAAGAACAACTGtgtagtcatattttttttttttttggagggggggggcatcttAAATTTTCCCCCAAGAAAAGTCAATATTACAATAAGTATTAGCATTCGTGAAGAATTACAAGTGAAATAAGATGGAACATCAAAATagcatttttggggtgtgtggtGGGGGGACATTAGTAAAGGTTATGAGACTAGTggcattcaccccccccccccaggcatcatctttataaaaacatttttgtcaggataaaaaaatcaaatttatgagAATAAAACATTATATTTCCCAATCTCCAGTTCGAATGTTAGGAT
The sequence above is drawn from the Syngnathoides biaculeatus isolate LvHL_M chromosome 11, ASM1980259v1, whole genome shotgun sequence genome and encodes:
- the foxo4 gene encoding forkhead box protein O4 codes for the protein MEEKIAMEDLLVPPIDPDFEPQSRPRSCTWPLPRPDISAAKQETPDGAESAARTPPADDENPESQQQQRRQVSASEPEKTAGAGATPDAAAVGGVTPRKGSSRRNAWGNQSYADLISQAIENSPDKRLTLAQIYEWMVKTVPYFRDKGDSNSSAGWKNSIRHNLSLHNKFLRVHNESTGKSSWWMLNPEGGKTGKAPRRRAASMDNSSKLLKSRMRAKQTKKQAGAGAGGGGALQGDGATGAGGADSPNSSQQFPKWGVNSSSPSSRGSLDDSDMWTSFRPRTSSNASTLSGRLSPIAPGQEDDDNLPEDGLLGRYAASALTPTLAETLMEELDLIDGLTLMSGQQGGASPSTAPPAPPTPLPSAATLLPRGSSSFSPFHQLQGPQTPPQASVGPAGKDAAAPAFGNSLFNSSHSSAPRYGTHVPSSLEVLLTSDSPPPTDVLMTQVDTLVPAPAGLMGLGSPVGGVRPKPTQLLLGKSLEPNAGGPRTLQGPMQHHLHHQQQHQQHSSLGLGMILSGMSQDPLQMPGLKAQHAAPHHPVPAPMQGVGLFGAPHGFQAAPDRLPTDLDVDMFTENLDCDVDYIINSDLMDGDSIDFNFDPILPAGQGYAGPAPTQGSAHSWVPS